ACTTTCGCACGGCATGGCTGGGGCTATAATCCACCAACACAATGCGGGAAGGGGGCGCATCGGGTTCAATGCTGAGGGTACCCGGTTCACTACCCGGCTCGTCATAGAAGTAGTCAAAATAATCTTCTTCTTCCTCTTCTTCTTGGGGATGACGCAGTTGGCGCAGGAGAAAATCCTCAATGCCGGGTTGGGTTTGGGGCATGGCAAAGGCTCAAGAAAACTAGTTGATTTTATCGCAGGCGGTTTAAAGTTTGTTTAACCTTTACACTTTACGATTTTGGCCGGCCTGATGGGCCAGTGGAACCAGTCAAATTTAATTTCTGGGCAGTGAATCTAAACCTTACCAAAGCGACGGTGTCTTTGTTGATAGTCTCGTAGGGCTAAATGGAATGCTTGGCGATCGAAGTCGGGCCAGAGGGTGGAGGTGACGTAAATTTCGGCGTAGGCCATTTGCCAGAGCAAAAAGTTGCTGATTCTCAATTCTCCACTGGTGCGGATAAGCAGGTCGGGATGGGATAAACCTTCGGTATAGAGATATTTTTCCACCACCCCTTCATCAATGGTTTCTGGGTCTAATTTCCCCGATTGTACTTCCCTGGCGATCGCCTGGCAGACATGGACAATTTCTTGGCGGCCGCCGTAGTTGGTGGCCACAGTGAAGCGGATCCCCGTATTGTTTTTGGTATCTTCCATGGAGCGGGCAATTTCATCCTGGAGGGAACGGGGCAGGGAAGTCAGATTACCGACAAAACGAATGCGGACGTTTTCCGCCATCATTTCCTTTAATTCCCGCCGTAGCACCCGCTCAAACAGGGTCATCAAAAATTCCACTTCTTCCAGGGGACGGCCCCAATTTTCGGTAGAAAAAGCATAGGCCGTCAGGGCCGCAATGCCCCAATCATCGCAACAACGCAACAAATTTTTTAGGGAGTCCACCCCCCGTTGATGGCCCATAATCCTTGGCATACCCCTTTGTTTTGCCCAGCGGCCATTCCCATCCATGATGACCGCCACATGTTGGGGTAACCGTTGCTGGTCCAAATCCGGCGGTAATGTTTCTAAGATGACAGGTTTAATAGTCATTTTTTGTCGTTTTGGGCAGTTGAGGAAGGCAGCCAAAGCAAACGCCTGAGTATTCCCCAACTTTGGTTACTCAGGCTACGGCTCAGGCGGCTAAGTTGGGGGGTAACGGACTCCCGCTCCGTGGGGGGGGCATATTCAGTTTCTAGCAATTCCTTTAGTTTACTGCTAGTGAGGGGACGGTTGAGATTTCCCCCCTGGGCCAGGGTAATGGAGCCGGTTTCCTCGGAAACGACAATACAAAGACAATTTTCACTTTTTTCGGTAATGCCCATGGCGGCCCGGTGCCTGGTGCCCAACTGGCGGGATGCACTGCGTTCTGAGAGGGGCAAAATAACCCCGGCGGCTACTAAGCGGGAGCCCCTGATAAAAATGGCCCCATCGTGGAGCAAGGTTTTGGGCTGGAAAATGGTTTGTAACAATTCCTTCGACAGCTTACTGTCAATGGCGACTCCCCGATTGAGGAAAATACGGCTGTCTAGAATGCCCTGGGCTTCCATCACCATGAGGGCGCCAATCCGATTTTGGGACAGTTCCTTGACCGCATCGACAATTTCGTCAATGGCATCGGTGCTGGGGGGGCTAGAACTACGCCGCCGC
The genomic region above belongs to Synechocystis sp. PCC 6803 substr. PCC-P and contains:
- the uppS gene encoding polyprenyl diphosphate synthase gives rise to the protein MTIKPVILETLPPDLDQQRLPQHVAVIMDGNGRWAKQRGMPRIMGHQRGVDSLKNLLRCCDDWGIAALTAYAFSTENWGRPLEEVEFLMTLFERVLRRELKEMMAENVRIRFVGNLTSLPRSLQDEIARSMEDTKNNTGIRFTVATNYGGRQEIVHVCQAIAREVQSGKLDPETIDEGVVEKYLYTEGLSHPDLLIRTSGELRISNFLLWQMAYAEIYVTSTLWPDFDRQAFHLALRDYQQRHRRFGKV
- the cdaA gene encoding diadenylate cyclase CdaA; its protein translation is MSGFPPDLTSLLPFFHGALDLGLVIGLFYLLSRVFGENQILWIMRGLLVLMVAQLVSDRLHLELLKFVLEKFVLGTAVALAVIFQAELRRFLELLGQGRFLELLRRRSSSPPSTDAIDEIVDAVKELSQNRIGALMVMEAQGILDSRIFLNRGVAIDSKLSKELLQTIFQPKTLLHDGAIFIRGSRLVAAGVILPLSERSASRQLGTRHRAAMGITEKSENCLCIVVSEETGSITLAQGGNLNRPLTSSKLKELLETEYAPPTERESVTPQLSRLSRSLSNQSWGILRRLLWLPSSTAQNDKK